The genomic segment AAGACGGGGAAGGATCCCTAAAAGTGTCAGTTATTCTCACGTTTCCACCTCCATAACCACCAACAAATTGGATGGCCCCAAACCTGCACTTGATCATCGCAACAAAAAGATCAAACAACCACATGACCATTCGGAATCAATTACTGGTGAAACTCCAACCAGTCACAGTACGttcaataattatactaTTGGTGAAGTAACTAGCATATTCGCTTACGGCAATGACAATTCAACCTccaatgatattaaatctTTCGGTACTAGGTCTCCCATTTTTATAAACGAAGCAACCAATCACCATGTACCGATAATAGGAACCAATGCCAGTATAAAAGTTAGTGTGAATAATGATCAATCACATCTATCGGCAATTAGCGGGTTTCCAATGAAGAACTGTGACAACGAATATTTTGACTACGAGAATTATGAAGGGGGTGTGTCGGAAAATGATATAGTTGGTACAGGTAAAATGCTGCAAACCTTGTTTAAAAGAACGCACAGATCCAGAAAGCCGCCCAGTTTTTACGATTGTTATATTCCCCTTGATATTAATGAATGAATGAATGGGTAGGTAATTTTGTGCAACAGGACAAGAATTTTTGACTTACTTTAGATTAATTAGGCTTTTATACTAGTATTACAAATTAGTACTTGATCGCTcgtattaatttattagtaATATACATTAGTATAGTTGTTTAATAAACAAATGACTTATATTAATCAGTTTATGCGGGAGCTTGCAAATTATTCTAACTATCTATGTATTGTATTAAACGATTTATTTATCATAAAAACTAGATAAAATGGGTTTATGgcatatatattcattacaaATACTAAACGATAGATAAATTAACCATTATTCACATCATTTGCATATGGGTTTGTGCGAACGACTTCGACATATACAATAACAATGCATTGTTCATTCTAGTTATTGgtttatattgttttaCTTCATGTAATATATTCTTACTAAAATAATGGGTAACCGATTGtccaattaattgatttaatagtggattaatttttacataaatCGTggtttatataattattaatatcattgcTGTCGTATATATACACACTGAAGTAAATGTTAGACGATCTAATAGTAGTATTTGTTACTAGAACAAGTAACTACTTCTTCTTGGCCTCCTCTAGCAGATTGCCCAGACCAAATGGATCCGCTGTGTccttaataaattcaactGGGGTTGTCCTAGGTCCATCCCTACTGGCCCCCGCAAATGATGGGACATCTTCACTACATTAATGAACCACAAACCCTATGTTTTGATTGTAGCGGTCTTTGGAATGAGTGTAAATGGTGGCGGCGGCTGAACGGTCGGTGAATAATGGTTTGTCATAAATGTTGTAGCTGTCATCAATTCCTTCTTTGAAACCCTAGGATTAGTAATTTACCCACCGAATCTATGCCTTGTGTAGTGTTAAACAGTCTGGAGTCATACATTGATGTAGTTGAGGCAGTGGGATGGGCTTGGCCAAGAGCCACAATTTCTGATATATCTCGATCGCGTTTTCTTCCAATCTTCCTCCCAGCTTTCTAGAATTAACATATAACTTACTTCCATGCGCATTTCCCTCTCCAATTCCCTCTTTTGGTCTTCCTCCCAAGTACCTTTATAGCCAGATGCAATTCTATTTCAATAATGATATACCTTTCCTGTCTGGCCTTTGCCGCCAATTGTCGCAATTGTTCTTCTTTGGCTTCATCCTGCTGTATCTTCTTCTGTCTCAACTCATCATTTCTCAACCTAACTTCCTCCCTTGCTGATCTTTCAGCAATTGACAAAGATTCACTGAGTGCGGCGaatttgtcatttatatacaCCTCTTGTAATCTTCTGCCATCTGCTTGAATGCGCTTATCAAGGGGTATAGTGTACCCCTTTTTATTCTTCCAGTTACTAACGCAAGGGGGGATTTTCCAATCTTCTTGATCCTTGGCAGTTAGTTTTCTTGGTGGAGAATGCATAACTGGTGGAGGTGGCGACCCTGGTGGCTGAGGAATCTTTTTATGTTGGTGCTTTGCCGGTTCCATTGGGTCCACCGGTCGCTCAGCCATCCTAATGATACGCtgtgaaatattttcatttctCCCAGCAGcctaatttagataatgGCAATAGTAATTACACAAGTAAGAtctatttaaattaatatatcgACAATACACGGACAACATAATGATAGTGGGAGCAGGATGAGGATTTAgtaatttgtgatattaacaatttcatagataagaataaataaatatatataacaaaggttatttaaaaataggTACAATGTAGAacactatatttaatcaatataggtggattatattttttaaatatattttgcgatttaacaatatcaaAAAAGGATGTTGGAATCTCTAGAGTTCATTTTTTATGAAATAAAGTAGTGTATACAGGCGGTGCCAATGTATTTAACTATCTCATCAGTGATTATTCATTACTGATGggataaacaaattaatagatAGATGGTATATTATGggtttaaaaaatatgtgatataaaACATCAcgtatatgtatatataatcgtATATGTAGCATAAATGGAAATATAATATGGTTGTATCCTTACATCTGGCCTTGGAGTGTATCTAAAAAATTCAGGACCCTTCTTCTCACACTTCCCCTTTCCTAGAGCCACATTTATTGCATCCCTGGTCTTGTTGATAATCTCATTTGCCTGTTCTTCACTGGGCCTTGTAAGTTGATCGGgggtaaaatttttggcaGCCATATCCTGTGGCTTGGAATAAACAATCTTCTTAACCGTTCCATCTTCGTTAAGTACATCTTGTTGGAAAATGGCATCGTAGGCCACTTTGCCATCTCCACCATATTGCAACGCAATTGAAGTTCCACTCGCCTATATTGATGGCTGTTATACCTGTGCATCTGGTGAGCCAAGGCCCATAGGATACTGCAGCAAATGGATCTCAGGATATGCACCCCCTCCGCAAAAATCGTCATTTGTCCTGGGAACAAATCCCTTACGTTTCATGTAAGGAGGGACTTTGGGGCTAGATTCTGCGATTTCACTGCTTTTAAACAGCGAACGATCCAACGGATCCGCAAATAACCGCCTAAATTATACTACAGTTACCTTAAGTATTTGGCCATACTGACAGTGACAGCACCACAAGTCACTTCATATGCCATGTATGTCGGCGTATTAGTATGGCTGATATACCCTTATTGACAACCCACCGGTTCTCAGATCTACCACtatccaataaaattgtgaaaacattgaataaattggGGTTTGAGTATCTAACTTCGATTCAAAATGCAGTATTGCCGCTTGCATTGGAAAGGAAAAATGTACTAGCTGAGTCTCCCACTGGGTCTGGTAAAACTCTAGCCTTCCTTCTACCAGTAAGTTGAATTCTATGCTTAAAATTACTATTAAACTCTGTGTAATTTAGGTGATTGAAAGGTTGGGAAATGAAGGATTCGGAGGTCCCTTGCCCACTGATATAAGCATGCTGGGTTGTATATGCCTATCTCCCACACGGGAGTTGGCAATGCAAAGCGCCAAACAGATGGAGAAACTGGCAGAGCCTTTCGGTTTATCCGTAGGCTGTTGTATTGGGGGCGTAGGGGACAAAAGGGATAAGGCAACCGCATCAAAACATGCTATTTTGGTTGGAACTCCGGGGAGGATTTTGGCGTTACTTGAATCGCAGGCGTTAGTTGATTTGAACAATGTTAGTTTGCTAGGTAATTGCCGGTAATTCAGTCTTGGATGAGGCAGATAGATTGGTAGATATGGGATTCAAGCAAGTGATTTTTGAGATTGTAAATCAGCTACCCAGCGACTTACAAGTACTACTATTTTCCGCAACGGTTAAGAATGCGTTGAGCGATTTGTGTAGATTGGTTTTGAGGGTATGTTggatatttttatcttttaaattgtattgaaTATGAACGTCTTATATATATCAGCACTGTGTATAATACTAAAGATTTAATTGAACGTGGCccttatatattttataaccCTACATAATTGAAATGCATATCAATGCGTACCAAGTGATAATTATGCATGAAACTCCTAcatgataatatttaatgagAATTTTCAGACTGGACCCCAATACCAATATTTTCCCTATCTTCTATTTAAAATActacattataatttgaagAGTAAATGcacatttaattattttatccTTTGATACCTgctattatattatgttgcctattatatttattctTTCaagataatattataatgttTTCTATACTGCGTAACAAGTTgctgtaaaatattttcctcGCAACATTTTTCTAGAAAATGAATAAAATACAAGAGTGAAAcagttaaaatttatacaaatttagtgttatgataaaaaattccaatTAACTTTACAGCTATATATATTTCTAGTATTGATGATCGATGGGGATTTCAATAAGGGCTACATTATATGGATAATATTGACTGATAAGACGGATTTATCttaaaatgatattaaataaactaaATCTTATGATATTACACTATATGTTACATCTGGCATACAAATCATAACTATTTATGCAcatatttatgtaaataaatgttacgTGCATTTATGTATGAATCATTAATGTTAACTTTCAAGATTATGCAGAGTGCTCCCTATGAAATGGTTAGCCTAGGGAACGATTTTGATGggtatacaaatttgtccaaGAAATTACACCAGGAATATTGGATCGTTCCAACTGGCGAAAAGTTGTACAGTTTGTTCAACTTTCTCTGCTTTAATCAAAAGAGACGTATCTTAGTATTTTTTGCCACATGCAAGCAAGTTCGCCTAGTTTATCAACTGTTGAAGCGTACAATACCAGctatttcatttattgaGTTACATGGCAAACAAAGTCAACTTAAGAGGAGTAAAAATTTCTGTAACTTTTCCAATAATATGAAAAGTGGATGCTTCTTAACTACTGACGTCACTGCCAGGGGGATTGACTTTCCCCAAATCCACTGTGTAGTACAAGTTGATCTGCCTGATAGTATAGAAACATATATTCATAGGATAGGCAGGACCGCTAGATTTACTGAGAAGGGGAGGACAATCATATTTCTCACAAGGGAGGAAGCTCCAATTGTAGAGTCAATTAGGACTAGGGGGGTGAGTGtctttttttaataatgtatGAGTTCAATTACATTCAGTTTGAGTGTAATTGATATGTAATGTCAACAGATCACGTAGATGATAATAAAGGATGGGACTCATGGAATAACAGCATCTGCAGGGAATGTAAGTAAGAAACGATTCAATTTTCAGCAAAAACTCAAGGAAATTCTTACAAGAAACCCAGAGATTAAAATGATGGCGCAAAGAGCATGCATTGCCCACTATCGCAGTTTATTAGTGTCAGAAGCGAGGCGACTTAGATTGTTGGCCGATGGGGATATAATGGAACGAGATAAGCAAGAAATTGGCGATTTAGCTATGTCCTTTGGTCTGGCAATCCCCCCTGTAATAACTATCGCATCTGGTAGGCCCGTGTCTAAGCCATCAAAACTTGCAAAATTGAAGGATAAGATTAAGGCGAAAGTGGACAGTAAACATGTAGAATATGATATGAACATTGATATTAAAGATGTAGAAATTACCAATAAAAGTGATACTTTTGGTTCTATTCTAGAATACGCTTCTGGATCAGATGAAGAAATACTGACAGTGAAACGTGTAAATTGCGATCCGGTAAAGGAGACATTGAATAATCCAATAATTAGCGTATCTGACAGAAAGAAGTTAAGGCTTAACAAACGTGGCATTGGGAAGGTTAGAGGCACATTTGGCTACCTAGGTGCTGAACTCAGGCATAAAACTTTTAGTGATAGTGATAGTCATGGTGATAGTGATGGTGATAGTCATGGTGGGGAAAATAATCGTTGTCAAGGGACCGACATTGAAGTTAACGAGCTAGAAAAAATCGCTCTCAGCATCTAACACACATAATACACAAATGCAGCCTTACATACAGTGTCAAGGTAGCATAGCTGATATGGGAAACCCATCGCCCGAAAATTAGATCCATTGTATAAGATATTCTTGTTACGTAATACTAACTAATaacaatacaaataattgtgtaatAACTATAAAGTTCGGATAGGGCTAATAGTGCGTTAAAGTGCcatatacaaaatatgcCAATATTGCCAAAGCAATATTGCATATGGGCagtttacaaaaaattaatgccCTCGAGCAATTTAtctgtattattatttataataacaTATGCATTATATCGtctttaaaataaattaaatatcaaaCTTTTACGAAAATCATACCAGTTACATACGATAATCAACCATGCGCATATCAGGGGCGGCATAGTGATGAGTTAACTTTCCAGGGGGTGCGATCGTTAATACCATGGAAGGAGTATAAGTTATTTAGCATATTCTTAGACGCCGAATCCAGACCCCGAACGTCCACATACTGTTTCCAAGGATTTTTGTGCATCCTGAACAAGTGTAAGAAAAAACTTTGCTCAATGTTACTCCCCCTGGATGATTTAATAGTTTTTCTGCATATCTTGCATCTAAGGTTAGAATCCTTCCCATTGGCATGTCTGTCAAGCATTGTGTAAGCCCAGCTTAGGCGTTTGAAGTTTTCGTCCTGTATTTTTACGGAATATTCGTCATTATCGCAGGAGTAGTCTGATATATTAGGGGAAGGGGGTTGTATTGTCGATACTGGTGTGGGAAATTGACC from the Babesia microti strain RI chromosome I, complete genome genome contains:
- a CDS encoding SNW domain-containing protein 1 (overlaps_old_locusTagID:BBM_I03075) translates to MKRKGFVPRTNDDFCGGGAYPEIHLLQYPMGLGSPDAQASGTSIALQYGGDGKVAYDAIFQQDVLNEDGTVKKIVYSKPQDMAAKNFTPDQLTRPSEEQANEIINKTRDAINVALGKGKCEKKGPEFFRYTPRPDAAGRNENISQRIIRMAERPVDPMEPAKHQHKKIPQPPGSPPPPVMHSPPRKLTAKDQEDWKIPPCVSNWKNKKGYTIPLDKRIQADGRRLQEVYINDKFAALSESLSIAERSAREEVRLRNDELRQKKIQQDEAKEEQLRQLAAKARQERIASGYKGTWEEDQKRELEREMRMEKAGRKIGRKRDRDISEIVALGQAHPTASTTSMYDSRLFNTTQGIDSGFKEGIDDSYNIYDKPLFTDRSAAATIYTHSKDRYNQNIGEDVPSFAGASRDGPRTTPVEFIKDTADPFGLGNLLEEAKKK
- a CDS encoding DEAD/DEAH box helicase (overlaps_old_locusTagID:BBM_I03080), producing the protein MADIPLLTTHRFSDLPLSNKIVKTLNKLGFEYLTSIQNAVLPLALERKNVLAESPTGSGKTLAFLLPVIERLGNEGFGGPLPTDISMLGCICLSPTRELAMQSAKQMEKLAEPFGLSVGCCIGGVGDKRDKATASKHAILVGTPGRILALLESQALVDLNNVSLLVLDEADRLVDMGFKQVIFEIVNQLPSDLQVLLFSATVKNALSDLCRLVLRSAPYEMVSLGNDFDGYTNLSKKLHQEYWIVPTGEKLYSLFNFLCFNQKRRILVFFATCKQVRLVYQLLKRTIPAISFIELHGKQSQLKRSKNFCNFSNNMKSGCFLTTDVTARGIDFPQIHCVVQVDLPDSIETYIHRIGRTARFTEKGRTIIFLTREEAPIVESIRTRGMIIKDGTHGITASAGNVSKKRFNFQQKLKEILTRNPEIKMMAQRACIAHYRSLLVSEARRLRLLADGDIMERDKQEIGDLAMSFGLAIPPVITIASGRPVSKPSKLAKLKDKIKAKVDSKHVEYDMNIDIKDVEITNKSDTFGSILEYASGSDEEILTVKRVNCDPVKETLNNPIISVSDRKKLRLNKRGIGKVRGTFGYLGAELRHKTFSDSDSHGDSDGDSHGGENNRCQGTDIEVNELEKIALSI